ATGACCGTGCCGGGGCAGTGCTCGACCGCCTCCTCGACGAGGGCACCGACCCGACCGAGCTGGGGCTGGTCCGTGACCTCGCTCGGGCGCTGCCCGACGACAGCGTGCTGACCGTCGCGTCGAGCCTGGCGATCCGCCACCTCAACGAGACCATGCCCGTCCGGAACGGCCTGCGGGTGGTCGGCAACCGGGGGGTCTCCGGCATCGACGGGTTCGTCTCGACCGCCGTCGGCGTCGCGCTCGCCCACGACGGCCCCGCGGTGGCGCTGGCCGGTGACCTGTCGATGGTCCACGACATGACCGGGCTGGTCATCGGCCCCGACGAACCCGTGCCCGCCCTCCCGATCGTCGTCATCAACAACGACGGGGGCGGCATCTTCGACCTGCTGCCCTACGGCTCCGGCGTGGCCCCGGCCACGTTCCGACGGCTGTTCGCCACACCACACGGCGTGCCCCTCGGCGGGCTGGCGATCACGACCGGGGCGGGGTACCTCGGCCTCGACGAGATGGCCGACCTGCCCGGTGCGCTGGACGACGCCTGGGCCAACCCGGGCATCACGATCGTGGAGGTCACCACCGACACCCCGACCGAGACCGCCCGCTACCACCGGATCCGCGAGGCCATCGCCGCCGAGCTCGGCTGACCACCGGGTCGGCTCGGCCCCTGCCCGGCCCGTCCCTCGCATCACGTTTCGTCCCACCCCCCGCGGGCCATGTTCGTCGCATGCCCGACAACTCCCCCTCCCTCGGCCAGATCGGGTTCGCCGGACGAGCCGTCCTCTACGCGACCACCGGCTTCCTGGCCGGTCGCATCGCCGTCGGCCTGCCCGGCGACGCCGGGGCGCAGGGGGCGATGCAGCAGCTCGGCCAGCTGCCGTTCGGGATGGTCCTGCTGGGCATCCTGTCGCTGACCCTCGCGGTGTTCGCCTTCTGGGCAGGCGTCCAGGCGATCGGCGGCGACGACGGGGAGCTCGACGTGATGCACCGCCTGGGGAGGGGTGTGCAGGCGTTGTTCTACGGCGGGCTTGCCGTGCTCGCGGCCAAGCAGGTGTTCGCCGGCGGGTCCAGCGGCGGCGGTGGGTCCCAGTCCGCCCTGACGGCGACCGTGATGGAGAACCCCGTCGGTCGCGCCGCCATCGGCATCGCCGGTGTCGTCTTCGTCGTCGTCGGCATCCGTCAGCTCTGGCGGGCGTGGAACGGTGACCTGCGCGAGGAGCTCGACGGGATCGGGCACCCGTCGTGGGCACGCGCCGTCGGTCGCCTGGGCTACGCCGGCCGCGGCCTCAGCTACCTGCTGATCGGGGCTTTCGTGACCCACGGCGCCGTGGTGTTCGACCCCGACGAGGCGACGGGACTGGACAAGGCCCTCGACGAGCTGTCGCGAACCGTGCCCGGGCGAGTGGCCGTCGCCGTCGTGGCGCTGGGACTCGTGACGCTGGCCGTCTGGTTCGGCCTGGTCGCCCGCCACGGCGTGCGGGACGAGGTCGACGCGACCCCGGAACCCGCGAACGGCTGACCGCTCCGGGACAGCCGCCGGGCCGGCTGACACGTTTCGGGAAAAGAACGAAGCGCCCGGAGGAGCCGATCTCCGGGCGCTTCTTGAGCGATGGACTCCGGAGACACCTGGAGCAAAGAGGGCGGAGCTTCAAGGTCCGGATCCGTCGCTGGACCACAGAATGCGGTGGGTGTGTGGCCGTTGTGCAACGTCAATGTAACGATGTTGTGTCAGCGAACATAATGCGCGGTCATCGCACGAACGCGGTTCAGTTCGTTCGCGCGCCGAGCGCCTGCTGCATGGTGTTGAGCTTCAGGCGCGTCTCCTCCAGCTCGGCCTCCGGCAACGATCCCGCCACGATCCCGCAGCCGGCGAACAGGCGGGCACGGCGAGCCGTCAGCTGCGCGCAGCGCAGGGCGATGCCGAACGTGCCGTCACCGTTGCCCCGAACCACGCCCACCGGTCCGGCGTACCGCGCCCGGTCCATGCCCTCCAACGACCCGATGAGGGGAACCGCCACCTCGCGAGGTGTTCCCCCGACGGCGGCCGTGGGGTGCAGGGCCCCGACCAGCTCGAGGACGTGGGTGGGTTCCCGCAGGGTGCCGGTCAGGCGGGTGGCGAGGTGCTGGAGGTTGTCCAGCCGCAGCAGCCACGGGTCGGCGTCCACCTCGAGGTCGTCGCAGAGGGGCGCGAGGGCGGTCCGGGCCGACTCCCTGGCGTACCCGTGCTCCTCCCGGTCCTTCTCGCTGGACAACAACGCCCGGCCGGCTGCGTCGTCGGGGGTGGTCGTGCCGGCGAGCACGACGCTCTCGACCCGGTTGCCGATGCGACGGACCAGCAGCTCGGGGGTGGCGCCGACGAACCCCTCGTGCACGAAGGTCATGCAGGAGGGGAAGCGGGCGGCGAGCTTCTCGGCCAGCCCGATCGGGTCCAGGACGTCGTCGGCCCAGACCTGCAGGTCGCGGGCCAGGACGACCTTCTCGTAGCGGCCCTCCCGGATCTGTGCGGTGGCGGTGGCGACGGCCTCCATCCAGTCGACCTCCGAGACCGAGGCGCCGGCGTAGCGGACCTTGCCGACGCCGTTGACCAGCTCCGCACGACCGCTGGTCCCGGGGCCGTCCACCCGGACGAGCTGCTCGGGGATCGCGACTGCGCTGCCGTCGCTCCCGGCGTCGAAGGTGAAGGAGGCGAACGCCACCCCCTCGGGTGCGAGCCGGTCGGCCAGCCACTCCGCAGAGCTGGTGAAGCGGTCGAGGGTGGTGGGCGGCTCGAACCGGTCGGCCACCCCGTTGCCGACCCAGCCCTGCTGCTGCTGGACGAACGCGTAGCCCGCCGGGTCGGTGAGGGCGTCCAGCGTCATGCCCGTGCGGCCTCGTCGGCCTCGAGCCGTTCGCGCGCAGCGGTGAGCAGGCGACGGCGGAAGGTGTGGGCGATGATCTCGGTGGCCGCGGGCAGCATCGTCTGCAGCGCCTCGACCATCCGTCGGGCCGCCTCGTCCTCGTCGTCGACCCGGGCGCGGATCGGGTCGCGCACGAACCGGGCGAAGAGGTCGACGGCCTGGTCGGCGATGCCGCCGATCGCGGCGTCGTGCTCCCGGGCGAGGGCCAGCAGCTCACTGATCGGCACCCCGGCGTCGAGCAGGGCCTGACCGGCCCGGACGGCGGCGACGTCCTCGGCCCCGTAGGGGATGTCCTCGTCGGTCGAGGGGATGAGGATTCCCTGGCGGGCGACGGACTCCAGCACCGTGAGCGACACGCCGGTGTGCGTCGACAGCTCCGGCAGGTCCATCGGGCCGATGGGTGCGAGGTCGGCCCCCTCGGCGGCGGGCCGCTGGATGGCGGCGGCCAGCGCCTCCTCCCCGGCGTCGAGCTCGCCCGCCAACGCCCGCTTGACCATCGCGAGGGTGAACCCCTGCGCTTTCAGGTCCCGGATCCGCCCCAACGTCGCGACATGGTCGTCGTCGTACCAGGCCGCCCGCCCCTCCCGCTCGGGTGCGTCGAGCAACCCCAGCGACTGGTAGTAGCGGATGGTGTCGACCGACAGGTCACAACGGCTGGCGAGCTCTTCGACGCGGTATCGCACCGCGCCACTGTACGAGCGGTTGCTCGAACTGTCAGTGTTCGTTGGTCCTCGCTCCGCTCGTCGGGTCCTCGGGCTCGTGACCGACGATCCGCTGCGCCGATTCTCGCCTCTCGCAGGCTCGTGGCTGCGAGTCTTGCTCACGGAGCGTCGGCGCCCTGCGGCGGTCTGTGCTCGGTTCGGCTGCGGTGGCTGGCGTGTGCGATAGGCCCCTCTGGGGGCGGTCGACCGCACCCAGGGTCAGGCCTCGTGTGGCATGCGCGCCCCCGGACGGCGTCGACCGCGCACACCGAGCAAGGGTGGGTGCGATCCACTCCACCTCGCGCGCTCGAACGCACACACCAGTCGTGTGCGGGACCCACCGAGGGGGCCCACGCACCGCCGCAGGGCGCCGACGACTCCGTGGTGGCTCCCGCAGCGCCCCGATGCGAAGCGAGGGGTCGAGGAAGCCGCAGCGGATCGTCGGTCACGAGCCCGAGGACCCGACGGGCGAAGCGAGGACCAACAAACATCGTCGGTCACGAGCCCGAGGACCCGACGAGCGGAGCGAGGACCAACGAACAACTCACAATGTCGTCGCGAGGTACCAGGCGATCGCGACGAGGGCGACCAGGAAGAGGGTGCCAGCGGCGAGCTGGAGGGGGCCGCGGGGGGAGATGGTGTCCTCGGTGACCGGCTCGAGCTCGTAGGTCGGCTCGACGCGGGGCGGGCCGGCGGGCAGGTCCTGGAGGTCCAGGACGGAGGGGGCGTCGGGGGCGAGGTCGTCGACGGTGACGCCCCGCGGTCCGCCGGTTCGGGGCAACGAGCTGGTTGGCGGCAGGACGACGGCCCACTCCTCGTGTACGGCAGGGGGAGGGTCGGTCGGCGTGTCGAGGGCGGCGGGCACGACCGTCGAGGGGTCCAGCTCGGGCAGCTCGGTGGTGATCCGGTCCGACGGGGTGCGTTCCAGCTCGGGTGGGAGGTGGGCGGCGCGGGCGAACAGCGGCACGGTGTCCTCCTGCCGGGGCTGCCGCTCGGGGGTCGGATCGCCGGTGTCCTCCTCCGTCGGCCCGTGCAGCTGCTGGAAGAGCGACCGGGCCACCGCTGGGCCGTCGGGTGCGGGCGGGCCGGGGAGCGGCGGCAACGGCTCCATCACCGGCATGGCGTGGTCGCCCGGCTGGGCCAGTCGACGTCCGGTGGCCGCCGGGGGCAGGTAGCTGGGGGTCTCCAGCGTGTGCCCCGCGAGCACTCGGCCGGGTACCCAGCGTCGCTCGACGGCGTCGACGTGGCTGCGCCGCAGGCCGGCTGGGGGTGTGGCGTCGGCCGACCACCGGATGGCCGGCTCGGCGCCGGGTGTCGTGGCGGGTGCGGCAGGGGTCGCAGCGGACGAGGTCGTGGAGGGGGTGGTGGCGGGCGGCGCGGGGGAGGAGGGGGTCGGCCCGCCAGCGGACGTCGGCTGCTGGCTGCCGGGTACCTCCCTGATCGGCAGGGGGGCCGGTTCGTCGGCGTCGCCTGCCATCGCCGACGCCGACATCGCCGCCACACCCTCGCCACCGCCGGCCATCCGTTCGACCAATCGCGGCGACGGGGTGGTGAACGCGTTCTGCGTCAGCGCCGGGATGGCCGGGGACAGCTCCGCGTCGGGCAGCACGATCGTGACGTCCGGCTCGGAACCCTCCTCGGACGAATCGTCGCGCGCCTCGTGGTCCTGCGAGTCCTCGTCCTCGGCCGCACGGGCAGCCAGCTCGGCCAGGATCTCGGCGGCCCGGTCGGGGTCGACGACCTGGTGGCCCAGCGCGCAGCGGCCCCGGTCGTCGATCGCGACGACCTGCCGGCACTTGTCGCACCGCTCGCCTGCCTCGACATCGTGGCGCAGTCGACCGCGCCCACGGCCGAGGCGGTTGCCGCGGCTGGCGCGAGGTGTGTCGGTCTGGCTCATGTGCGTAGACTCCAGCGCTCGTTGCCGAACATCTGCTATTCCGCGTCCGTCGTCTGCCCGATGTCAGGACCGCCGCTTGCCGACGGGGCCGTCCTCGTGGCCGACGGCGTCATTGTGGCGGTCGGACACGCCAGTGACCTAGCACCCTCGGCTGACCGGCACCACCATCTCGACGGTGTGCTGCTGCCCGGTCTGGTCGACGGACACACCGTGCTCGAGCACTCCGACGTGCGTGCCATCGCCCGCCCGGGGCCCTTCCACATGTGGCTTCGCGCCGTGCTCGGCTACACCCGCGGGTGGGACGGCGAACGGTGGATGCGGTCGGCCCACCGTGGGGTCCAGGACGCCCTGCGGCACGGCGTGACCACGGTCGTGGACTCCGTCGTCCGCGGACCTGCGGTGCCCGCTGCAGGGCGTGCGGGCCTCCGTGGCCACTCGCTGGTCCAGGTGATGATGGTCGACATCACCGAGCACGACGCGGTGCTCGAGGCCGTGCGGACCTCGCTGTCCAGGCCGGCCAACGGCCGCACGATCGGCGTCGCCCCCCACTCGCCCTACACCCTCGGCACGGGCGTCCTGCAGGCCCTCGGCGCACTCGCCCGCGAGCTAGGCCGCCCCCTGCAGATCCGCGCGGCGGAGTCCAACGCCGAGATCGCCGCCATCCGCCAGGGCGACGGCCCCCTGGTCGACCTCGCCACCGAAGCCGGCCTGGACGTGGAGTGGGCACCCGACGGCGTCGGCAAGGGCGCGGTCGGCTACCTGGACTCCCTCGACCTGCTGGCCCCCGGCACCTCCGTCGTGCACGGCGTCTGGGCCGACCTCGCCGAAGCGCGCATGCTGGCCCGCGCCGGCGTGCCCGTCGTCTGCTGCCCCCGGGCCAACGCCATGCTGCAGGTCGGTGAGGCCCCGCTGGAACGCTTCGCCGAAGCCGGTACGCCGCTGGCGCTCGGCACCGGCAGCGCGGCCGCCGCCGGCGACGCCGACCTGCTCGCCGACGCCGCCGCGTGGGCGCGGGTCGCCCGCAACCGCGAGCTCGTCCTGTGGCCATCCCCCTCCGCCGGCCCCATCTCGCTGGAGGAGGCCGCGGTCCGGCTTGCCACCGTCGACGGCGCCCGAGCGCTCGGCCTCGGTGACATCGCCGGTGTCCTGGAACCCGGTCGTCCCGCCGACATGGTGGGTGTCGCGATCGACACGACACCCGGCAGCGTCTACCGCGACCTGGTCGAACGCGGTCCGGGCCGGCAGGTCCTGACCGTCCTCGGCGGCCTCCGCAAGTCACGCCGCAAGGACCCCGACATCCCGTGGCCCGAGCTCGAAGAATGGAAGGACATGTGACCGCTGGTTCCCTGCCCGACCCGCGCCCGACCGAGGACAAGGACGCGGCCCTCGTCCAGGACATGTTCGACCGGGTGGCCCCGCGCTACGACATCGCCAACGCGATCCTGTCGTTCGGTTCCGACCAGCACTGGCGCCGCGTCGCCGTCCGGGCGGTCGACCCGCAGCCGGCCGAGCGGATCCTCGACGTGGCCACCGGCACCGGGCTGCTGGCCCGCGAGCTGGACCGGGCCGGCGCGGACACCGTGGCGCTGGACTTCTCGTGGAACATGCTGGCCGCGGGCAAGCGCAGCGAACGCCGGACCGGCCAGCGGCCGCTCGCGTGGCTGAACGGAGACGGCACCGCGTTGCCGTTCGCCGACGACAGCTTCGACGCGGTCACCATCAGCTTCGGCCTGCGCAACCTCCCCGACCCCCGAGCGGGCCTGCGGGAGTTCGCGAGGGTGACCAAGCCGGGCGGCCGCGTGGTCGTGATGGAGTTCTCCAGCCCCACCAACGCGCTGTTCCGCCGGGTCTACCGGGACTACCTCGTCCGCGCCCTGCCGCGCATCGCCGAGGTCGTCACCTCCGACCCGGCTGCCTACCGGTACCTGGCCGACTCCATCCTCGAGTGGCCCGACCAGCCCCGGCTGGCCAGATGGTTCGTCGACGCGGGCTGGACCGGCCCGCGCTGGCAGAACCTGACCGGCGGCATCGTCGCCATCCACACCGCCCGCCTGCCCGGCTGAGCCGGTCGCCCCGGAGGGGCCGGAGGACAGCCCGGGCCGGTCCCGGGTTTCGCCCCCTCCACCCGCGTGCTACGCTTCTTCGTCCACGGCTGCGCGCCGCCATGCGTCGTGCGCGCGTCTGTGCCCATCATCGCCCCACGGTGGGCACCAACGAGAACCACCCCTTCCCCACGAGGAGCATCCCATGAAGGTCGTCAACTCCATCGGCACGCTCAAGAAGCGCCACCCCGACTGCCAGGTCGTGAAGCGCAAGGGCCGTATCTACGTGATCAACAAGACCAACCCCCGCTTCAAGGTCCGCCAGGGCGGCGCCAAGAAGAAGCGCTACTAGGCGACCCCCAAGGGATCGAGTCGACGCCACCCCGCGGGGTGGCGTTCGTCGTTCTTGCCCCCCGCGGGACCCGCTCGCAGGGGTCGACGTCCCGTTTCTCACCCGGTCGGTGTTCACATGGGGGCTCGCTGCCGTTAGGTTCGTCGTGTGGAACAACGAACCCCCTCCGTCGACCTGCCCGAACGCCTTCGCGGCGAGATCCGCCACCTCGGCCGCCTGCTCGGCCGGGTGATCGCCGAAGAAGCCGGTGAACGGACCTACCAGCTGGTCGAGGACCTGCGCCGTGCCGCCGTGGCCGCGCGCCGCGACGGGGCCGACCGGTCACCGATCGACGAGCTGGTCGCCGAGCTCGACGTCGAGACGGCCGAGGACGTCGCCAAGGCGTTCACGATCTTCTTCCAGCTGACCAACCTGGCCGAGCAGCGGGTACGGATCCGCGAGCTGCGCCGTCGCGACGACGGGGTCACCCCGGTGGAGGACTCCCCGGCGGCCAGCATCGCCGCGATCCGCCGGGCCCAGCCCGCCGACGACGACGCCCCGGACCTGCTGGCCGGCGTGCTCGCCAAGCTCGAGGTGCACCCGGTCTGGACCGCCCACCCCACCGAGGCCCGTCGGCGCGCCGTGGTCGACAGCCTGCGTCGCATCGACGCCGAGCTGTCCCGCGGCGACACCGACATGCTCGGCCACGGGCAGCAGGCCGACATCACCCGGCGACTCCTCGAGGAGATCGCGATCCTGTGGCGCACCGCCCAGGTCCGCTCCAGCCGCCCGACCCCGGTCGACGAGGTCCGCAAGCTGATGGCCGTCTTCGACGCGACGGTCTTCCGGGTGGTGCCGGAGGTGTACCGCTCGGTCGAGCGGGCCATGCACGGTGACGCCAGCGGGGTCGCCGAGCCCGAGGTGCCGCCGTTCCTGACCTTCGGCTCGTGGGTCGGCGGCGACCGCGACGGCAACCCCCGGGTGACCTCCACCGTCACCGCCGAGACCGCCGCGTTGATGGCCGACCGCGTGCTGCGCGGCCTGGAGAACGCCACGACGCGCATCGCCCGGACCCTGAGCGCCACCGAGGAGGTCACCCCACCCTCACCCGAGCTGGTGGAGGTGCTGGCCGACCTCGACCAGCGCTTCCCGACCTGCGCCACCGCCCAGATCATGCGTGCGGCCCGGTCCCCCCACCGTCGGATGCTGAGCATGGCGGCCGAACGGCTTGCCGCCACCCGTACCGGGCGTGGCGTCGACGACGACATGGCCTACACGAGTCCCGAGGAGTACACCGCCGACCTGCGGCTGGTCCGCGACTCCCTCGTCCGGGGCAACGCCGCCCGGCTGGCACACGGTGAACTGCAGCACCTGATCTGGCAGGCCGACACCTTCGGGTTCCACCTGGCCTCCCTGGAGGTCCGCCAGCACACCGACGTGCACGCCGAGGCGCTGCGGAGGCTGGGCATCGACCCGGACGATGCCGACGCCCTGCGCGCCGTCGTGGCCGACCCGCCTCCGCTGCCCGACGACCTGACATGGCCGTCGCCGCCCCACCCCGTCGCGGTCGCCTCCGCCCCGCACCGCGACCTGTCGCCGACCGACCGGTCCGCCGGTGAGGTCGCTGCTGCGGACCCAGCCGGCGACGTGCTGCCGACGATGCGGACGGTCGCGGAGATCCAGGCGCGGTTCGGCCGTCGCGCCTGCGAGCGGTGGGTCATCTCCTTCACCACCTCGCTGGTCGACCTGCTGCGGGTCAAGGCCCTGACCGCGATCGCCGGCCTCGACGTCCAGATCGTCCCGCTGTTCGAGACCCGCGCCGACCTCGACGCCGCGCCGGCGGTGCTGGAGGAGTGGCTCGCCGAGCAGCCCGGGACCACCCACCTCGAGGTCATGCTCGGCTACTCCGACTCGGCCAAGGACGCCGGCTTCCTCGCCGCCAACGTGGCCCTGCACCGTGCGCAGCGTGGCCTCGTGGCCTGGGCTGCCGACGCCGGCGTCGAGCTCACGTTGTTCCACGGCCGCGGAGGTGCCCTCGGTCGTGGTGGCGGACCCACCAACCGCGCGGTGCTGGCCCAGCCACGCGGTGCGGTGGCCGGCCGCTTCAAGGTCACCGAGCAGGGCGAGGTCATCAACCAGCGCTACGGCAAGCGCGCGCTGGCCGTGCGCCACCTCGAGCAGGTCACCAGCGCCACCATGCGCGCCGAGCTCGACGACCTGACCACCCAGCCCGACACCGTGATGGACGACGAGGCCGACCTGGTGGCCACGATGGCCAAGGCCAGCGAGGAGGCGTGGCGCGAGCTCGTCGGCGCCGACGGGTTCCCCGACTTCTTCCGCACCGTCACGCCCATCGACGAGATCGGCGCCCTCCAGATCGGCTCCAGGCCCTCCAAGCGGAAGACGGGCAACGGCCTGTCGTCGTTGCGGGCGATCCCGTGGACGTTCGCCTGGGCCCAGGCACGCATCAACGCACCCGGCTGGTACGGCCTCGGCACCGGACTGCAGGCAGGGGTGGACGCCCGGGGGCTGGCCGAGCTGCAGGACCTGAACCGTCGCTGGCCGTTCTTCGCCAACCTGATGGAGAACGCCGAGATGAGCCTGGTGAAGGCCGACGCGACCGCGGCACGCGTGCTGCTGGACGCCG
This genomic window from Euzebya rosea contains:
- a CDS encoding DUF1206 domain-containing protein — encoded protein: MPDNSPSLGQIGFAGRAVLYATTGFLAGRIAVGLPGDAGAQGAMQQLGQLPFGMVLLGILSLTLAVFAFWAGVQAIGGDDGELDVMHRLGRGVQALFYGGLAVLAAKQVFAGGSSGGGGSQSALTATVMENPVGRAAIGIAGVVFVVVGIRQLWRAWNGDLREELDGIGHPSWARAVGRLGYAGRGLSYLLIGAFVTHGAVVFDPDEATGLDKALDELSRTVPGRVAVAVVALGLVTLAVWFGLVARHGVRDEVDATPEPANG
- a CDS encoding isochorismate synthase, which gives rise to MTLDALTDPAGYAFVQQQQGWVGNGVADRFEPPTTLDRFTSSAEWLADRLAPEGVAFASFTFDAGSDGSAVAIPEQLVRVDGPGTSGRAELVNGVGKVRYAGASVSEVDWMEAVATATAQIREGRYEKVVLARDLQVWADDVLDPIGLAEKLAARFPSCMTFVHEGFVGATPELLVRRIGNRVESVVLAGTTTPDDAAGRALLSSEKDREEHGYARESARTALAPLCDDLEVDADPWLLRLDNLQHLATRLTGTLREPTHVLELVGALHPTAAVGGTPREVAVPLIGSLEGMDRARYAGPVGVVRGNGDGTFGIALRCAQLTARRARLFAGCGIVAGSLPEAELEETRLKLNTMQQALGARTN
- a CDS encoding MerR family transcriptional regulator, which codes for MRYRVEELASRCDLSVDTIRYYQSLGLLDAPEREGRAAWYDDDHVATLGRIRDLKAQGFTLAMVKRALAGELDAGEEALAAAIQRPAAEGADLAPIGPMDLPELSTHTGVSLTVLESVARQGILIPSTDEDIPYGAEDVAAVRAGQALLDAGVPISELLALAREHDAAIGGIADQAVDLFARFVRDPIRARVDDEDEAARRMVEALQTMLPAATEIIAHTFRRRLLTAARERLEADEAARA
- a CDS encoding amidohydrolase family protein; the protein is MLLPGLVDGHTVLEHSDVRAIARPGPFHMWLRAVLGYTRGWDGERWMRSAHRGVQDALRHGVTTVVDSVVRGPAVPAAGRAGLRGHSLVQVMMVDITEHDAVLEAVRTSLSRPANGRTIGVAPHSPYTLGTGVLQALGALARELGRPLQIRAAESNAEIAAIRQGDGPLVDLATEAGLDVEWAPDGVGKGAVGYLDSLDLLAPGTSVVHGVWADLAEARMLARAGVPVVCCPRANAMLQVGEAPLERFAEAGTPLALGTGSAAAAGDADLLADAAAWARVARNRELVLWPSPSAGPISLEEAAVRLATVDGARALGLGDIAGVLEPGRPADMVGVAIDTTPGSVYRDLVERGPGRQVLTVLGGLRKSRRKDPDIPWPELEEWKDM
- a CDS encoding class I SAM-dependent methyltransferase — translated: MEGHVTAGSLPDPRPTEDKDAALVQDMFDRVAPRYDIANAILSFGSDQHWRRVAVRAVDPQPAERILDVATGTGLLARELDRAGADTVALDFSWNMLAAGKRSERRTGQRPLAWLNGDGTALPFADDSFDAVTISFGLRNLPDPRAGLREFARVTKPGGRVVVMEFSSPTNALFRRVYRDYLVRALPRIAEVVTSDPAAYRYLADSILEWPDQPRLARWFVDAGWTGPRWQNLTGGIVAIHTARLPG
- the ykgO gene encoding type B 50S ribosomal protein L36, with the protein product MKVVNSIGTLKKRHPDCQVVKRKGRIYVINKTNPRFKVRQGGAKKKRY
- a CDS encoding phosphoenolpyruvate carboxylase; this encodes MEQRTPSVDLPERLRGEIRHLGRLLGRVIAEEAGERTYQLVEDLRRAAVAARRDGADRSPIDELVAELDVETAEDVAKAFTIFFQLTNLAEQRVRIRELRRRDDGVTPVEDSPAASIAAIRRAQPADDDAPDLLAGVLAKLEVHPVWTAHPTEARRRAVVDSLRRIDAELSRGDTDMLGHGQQADITRRLLEEIAILWRTAQVRSSRPTPVDEVRKLMAVFDATVFRVVPEVYRSVERAMHGDASGVAEPEVPPFLTFGSWVGGDRDGNPRVTSTVTAETAALMADRVLRGLENATTRIARTLSATEEVTPPSPELVEVLADLDQRFPTCATAQIMRAARSPHRRMLSMAAERLAATRTGRGVDDDMAYTSPEEYTADLRLVRDSLVRGNAARLAHGELQHLIWQADTFGFHLASLEVRQHTDVHAEALRRLGIDPDDADALRAVVADPPPLPDDLTWPSPPHPVAVASAPHRDLSPTDRSAGEVAAADPAGDVLPTMRTVAEIQARFGRRACERWVISFTTSLVDLLRVKALTAIAGLDVQIVPLFETRADLDAAPAVLEEWLAEQPGTTHLEVMLGYSDSAKDAGFLAANVALHRAQRGLVAWAADAGVELTLFHGRGGALGRGGGPTNRAVLAQPRGAVAGRFKVTEQGEVINQRYGKRALAVRHLEQVTSATMRAELDDLTTQPDTVMDDEADLVATMAKASEEAWRELVGADGFPDFFRTVTPIDEIGALQIGSRPSKRKTGNGLSSLRAIPWTFAWAQARINAPGWYGLGTGLQAGVDARGLAELQDLNRRWPFFANLMENAEMSLVKADATAARVLLDAGGRPDLTERIMDELDRTTELVLQITGQRQLLKRRPTLAQATALRNPYLDVLGAVQQRWLRHSRRTDATEDDQRVVMLTMNGIAAALQNTG